One window of the Eschrichtius robustus isolate mEscRob2 chromosome 13, mEscRob2.pri, whole genome shotgun sequence genome contains the following:
- the LOC137775882 gene encoding proline-rich proteoglycan 2-like translates to MAGGQEWRGSWVVPSRAADAQRPPTGDVQRPPAPQGPLLPALSTDTVHLPLRSPPGQASLRAAGVGLAALRGGPSGGGLAQGAPGAWGTGARRAPSRGGKPSSEPAAAPPAHGAKPLGPQQPPAPGSPAPGREPQSHDEHCLHRLGHETPQRRAVVLPLCWELDARATQACHVGTPEAQAPPPRPQDPSVPQSPQPCGLKSAGPGPQAAGHTGLTAGLEERPPASHGLGSGLRRPSAPAGSLPPAALTDAPAL, encoded by the exons ATGGCTGGTGGGCAGGAGTGGAGGGGCAGCTGGGTGGTGCCCAGCAGGGCTGCTGACGCCCAGCGGCCCCCGACCGGGGACGTGCA GAGGCCACCGGCTCCCCAGGGGCCCCTCCTCCCAGCACTATCCACAGACACCGTCCATCTTCCCCTGCGGAGCCCTCCTGGCCAGGCGTCCCTGCGGGCGGCAGGTGTGGGGCTCGCAGCCCTGCGGGGAGGCCCCAGTGGGGGAGGACTTGCTCAGGGGGCACCCGGGGCCTGGGGCACAGGCGCGCGTCGGGCTCCCAGCCGGGGTGGGAAGCCGAGCAGCGAACCAGCAGCCGCTCCCCCAGCCCACGGTGCCAAGCCCCTGGGTCCACAGCAGCCCCCCGCCCCGGGGAGCCCAGCTCCG GGCCGGGAGCCCCAGTCACATGACGAGCACTGTCTACACCGCCTTGGACACGAAACGCCCCAGCGCCGGGCTGTAGTTCTGCCCCTGTGCTGGGAGCTGGACGCCAGGGCCACGCAGGCCTGCCACGTGGGGACTCCAGAGGCTCAGGCCCCACCGCCCAGACCACAAGACCCCAGTGTCCCCCAGAGTCCCCAGCCCTGCGGCCTCAAGTCTGCAGGGCCAGGGCCCCAGGCAGCGGGTCACACGGGATTAACTGCAGGTCTCGAGGAGAGACCGCCGGCCTCCCACGGGCTGGGCTCCGGCCTGAGGCGCCCCAGCGCCCCTGCTGGGTCCTTGCCCCCAGCTGCCCTTACAGACGCCCCTGCGCTGTGA